The following DNA comes from Cucumis sativus cultivar 9930 chromosome 7, Cucumber_9930_V3, whole genome shotgun sequence.
tattttccttgtcaaattattttctttttgattgTACCCATCAAATCCCCCAGGTCGAAAGCAATTCTTTTTGAGAAATTCTCGTGCCCCTTGCCTAGTCTTACCACTAGGACTAGTTCTAGTGGATAGTTTGGTTAAATAATTGGTCCAAATTTGGACGACAAAATCCCCTTgattaaagtatatattagTCATTCAGTTATAAGCATCGCGTGATATCATTCGTAGTCTAATCTCTTTTTGGTTCGGAGTTAACATTTTTAGACACACTGTTACCATGTGATTAAAGTGTTTTGAATCTGATGCACATGTGTTGGTATGGTGATCATATTGGAATGTAATGTGTTGATGTCCTTAGTGTCAGTTTGGCGTCATAGTTGAGTTACCTAAGTGATGcgtattttaaaacttttaaattggAAGAAGAGCTCATTCAGACgtatttgttgtaatttagTGATTAAAACAATACTATGCAAACATGACACTTAAAAAAAAGctaatatgaattttatatttacatattCATCCATcaatataaacaattaataCCTTCCtttgatgaaaaaaagaaaaaaaagtgatgaaATTGAGGGTGGAGGGAGACAGAGAATCATTTGACCAGAAAAACCAGGAGCCGCCACCTGGAATCCGGAGCGACGAGAAACTGGACACGGTATTCCCCCACCACCGGCTTTCCTCGCCGAAAACCGCTATTgcctctttttcattttcattcatcCACCCTATAAAAATGCTCCACTTCCATTCTTCATCTTGAAACTCATATCACATATCTCAAAATTTGTCTCTATCTTTTCATCGTTTCAAGTTATGTCGACCACTCTTGGTCAAGTCATCAAATGCAAAGGTATTTTCATTCCTTCTCTTTTgttgccttttcttttcagtcACCAACTTCATTCACATGGGgggtttatgttttttctttctttctttctttcatctctCTTTCTGGGTATTCTCTTTCTGCCTACTTTTACTCATTTTAAGGTAACTATATgggtttttaaatttaaacctaATTTGACAATGAATCCAAGTGTTAATTCCAAAAATGTAAGATCGCTTTCAATTGGGGCCTCgggttttggtttttgagaGTTAAATGTATGAGAACAGTGCTACTCTTGCTCATATCTACTCAGAAAGCACAATTTGATGATTTGACAGTTAAGACTCagttttgatatataatttgatgattCCTGTTGCAGCTGCTGTGGCATGGGAAGCTGGAAAGCCACTGGTAATTGAGGAAGTGGAAGTGGCACCACCACAAGCTAATGAAGTCCGTGTTAAGATCCTCTTCACTGCTCTTTGCCACACTGATGTTTACTTCTGGGAAGCCAAAGTAATGTAGTTTAACCCTTTTCGTCTTATTAGGTTTACATGCTTTCTTGTTTACATTTTATGATAGTGGATCTCAAAAATGGCCTTCTTTGTGTATTTCAGGGCCAAACACCTCTGTTTCCTCGCATATTTGGACACGAAGCTGGAGGGTAATGAATATGATTCTCTTTCAATATCATGCTTgcaatttgaatttgtgtGTTTTAGGTTGTTAGTAATTGACCTGATGTtgtctttttttgtttgtttgttatcaGAGTTGTGGAGAGTGTAGGGGAGGGTGTGACTGATCTTAAACCAGGAGACCATGTTCTTCCTGTGTTCACTGGTGAATGTGGGGATTGTCGCCATTGTAGATCGGAAGAGAGCAACATGTGTGATCTTCTCCGAATCAACACTGACCGTGGCGTTATGATCAATGATGGCAAGTCAAGATTCTCTATAAATGGAAAACCAATCCATCACTTTGTTGGAACCTCGACATTTAGCGAATACACTGTTGTTCATGTTGGCTGTCTGGCAAAGATCAACCCGGCTGCACCTCTTGACAAAGTTTGTGTTCTCAGCTGCGGCATATCCACAGGTGTGGAGAAGTTTTTTCCTCTGTTTAATTGACATGTTTGATGATCATAAGTTgtgtttaataatataatattaaatttatctttgctAGATTTAAACTTTTAGGTTAATCGAAATCGGTTGTTAGTTAGATGGTCAGGATGGTATCTGAGTAGCGGTCCAAGAGGTCGATGTTTAAATTCCTGCTAATAATATTAGATTTAGATTTACCTTCCCTCATTAGCTTAATCTTGAATCTTTTATGATTTAAGAAGCTAACATGAACTAAATCAATAAACCTAACCCAGAAGGTGGTCTAGGAGGTCCCgtatttaaatctttaaaactCTAGTAACAGAGGTCTGGTGTTTAAATCTGTAGTGatagtattaaatttactGTTGGCTTGAGCTAAATGTGAACTGAAtcaatttggtttgaaatGTAGGGCTTGGTGCCACTTTGAATGTTGCAAAACCAAAAAAGGGTTCATCTGTTGCTATCTTTGGACTTGGAGCTGTTGGGCTCGCAGTAAGCTTACTATAATCCAACTTCAATGCTTGCATATTCTGATTACTACTTTTTCATCAATTCTAATGCTTGATGTTCCTTTGGATTTAAAGGCTGCTGAAGGAGCGAGAATTGCTGGCGCATCCAGGATCATTGGTGTTGATCTGAATCCAAGTAGATTCGAAGAAGGTACAATCAAATTAGACATAACGACTTCCTTAACTTTCTAGTTAAGAATGAATGTATAAATACATTTGTTGTTTCAACAATTTCAGCAAAGAAATTTGGTTGCAACGAATTTGTGAACCCAAAGGATCATAACAAGCCAGTTCAGGAGGTGATTGCGGAGATGACCGATGGAGGAGTTGACAGGAGTGTCGAATGCACTGGAAGCATTCAGGCAATGATCTCAGCATTCGAATGTGTCCACGATGTAATTCCTTAGGAACTGCATTCTTTGttttgtatatagaaaagcaaaatatgaaaacatataaaatatgtaCATATACTTTCAGGGTTGGGGTGTTGCTGTACTCGTGGGAGTGCCAAACAAAGACGATGCATTCAAAACTCATCCAATGAATCTCCTGAACGAGAGGACTTTGAAGGGTACATTCTTCGGAAACTACAAACCGAGAACTGACATTCCTGGGGTTGTTGAGCAGTACTTGAAGAAGGTAAAATCCCAAGAACTATTCTGTTAAAGGTTTGTGTTGTATAATATCATCCGATATCTGAGGATTGGATTTACATGGTGTGTATTGTTGTTTGTTGAAGGAGCTGGAATTGGAGAAGTTCATAACACATGCAGTGCCATTTTCTGAGATAAACAAAGCATTTGATTACATGCTGAAGGGAGAGTCAATTCGCTGTATTATAAGGATGGGAGAGTGATTTGTGGTGTTATTTGTTTATGAATAATGTGATGAATGATAGTGTAAGTGTTGTATAAGGAAGGAAGGGGTTAGTTGAGATGTGCAGTCagtttgtttttaaatctaaaagaataaatttgagctatttctcatttttctttcttcctatttAGGGTCttagttttttctaaaattatttattttagaaaagagaggaccaaaataataaaggaTGAAAAAGTCGGACAGAAAACACGAGACGACAGAAGATAGAGTAAgaaaagttaagaaaagtaagaaagtagaaaaatgaGGATGAATGGAAGCTGAGAAAGAAAGCATAAAGGGCAATAACTAAGGACATGGGTTCCATTTGGAcatctataaatttttttcaagtctTTTTGACTATCTAAATGTTGATGTTGTAGGATTGAGGTGAAAAATGTTGTAGGGCTgaggtgaataaaaaaaacgcagctaaaaaagaaaaggcacgAGAACTAGAAAAGGATAGTAGATCAAATTCGGTTAAACTTTTTCCCTAGGAAAAcggggattttttttaaaaataatgtgttttgtaaaagtatttacaaaaataggtAGTTGggaaagtattttcaaaaataggttattgaagtcgtgtacggggtacacgacttccacaAATCAAAATGGTGTCGTGGACCGGGCTTACGATATCCGAGTGGAGTCGTGGACCCGGCCCACGTTTTCTGACTGGAGTCGTACATGACTCCCGTACAGCTGGCACATTTTGCCGCGTATggtggaagtcgtgtaccccgtacacgacttccgtACAACGAGTCAACAGTCCAGTCAACCGTAGGGTTCACGGGTGGACGTAGGGTTCAGAGGGTGTGGACACGTGTCGCGCGTgcaggaagtcgtgtacggggtacacgacttcgcCTATTTTAAAAACCCTAGGAATCCCTTCATTCTGCCTTCATTCCAaatcttttttccttcatctcttaatttttcctcttcctctttttcgttcttccttcatctttcctttcctcttccttcatctttcctttcctcttccttcaagttgtataaataaaaagttgaacttttttaaattaattataaattagaagttgCTAATACATGATTTAGACGTAGAGAATAttcttaataatatcaatatataatatatattttttaaaagtagagaaccaagtattaaaaaaaccGTTCAAAATTCTTATAAGATATCACTAATGATATGTTTacttttggtttatttttttaatttgttcataataaacataaattacaaaaaatttggacatttaaacaaaaactaaaattttcacatatttaaagttgaacatttaaacaaaaacataaatttccaactaccctaattttgaaaatactttttaaaaacacattatttttaaaaaaaaatccgtctttcacaaatgtttttaccctaaaaatagttaatcttttaaaatataataattttaaaaacaattatttaggaagtcgtgtaccccgtacacgacttccgtCCACGTGGGTCAAACTCGTGCCTACGTGGAGCGAAGTGGTCAAATGTGCTGACATGTGCATttaggaagtcgtgtacggggtacacgacttcgttcaatttcatttggaagtcgtgtacggggtatACGACttccttcaatttcaaaaaacacctattttttaaaatagtttgggAAACAAccttattcttataatttctttcccaacaaccttatttttcaaaatattttcacaaaacacattatttttaaaaaaaatccgaAAAACGGAATGAACTTATCTATaacaataggaaaagaaattaaggaGC
Coding sequences within:
- the LOC101209854 gene encoding alcohol dehydrogenase 1, with amino-acid sequence MSTTLGQVIKCKAAVAWEAGKPLVIEEVEVAPPQANEVRVKILFTALCHTDVYFWEAKGQTPLFPRIFGHEAGGVVESVGEGVTDLKPGDHVLPVFTGECGDCRHCRSEESNMCDLLRINTDRGVMINDGKSRFSINGKPIHHFVGTSTFSEYTVVHVGCLAKINPAAPLDKVCVLSCGISTGLGATLNVAKPKKGSSVAIFGLGAVGLAAAEGARIAGASRIIGVDLNPSRFEEAKKFGCNEFVNPKDHNKPVQEVIAEMTDGGVDRSVECTGSIQAMISAFECVHDGWGVAVLVGVPNKDDAFKTHPMNLLNERTLKGTFFGNYKPRTDIPGVVEQYLKKELELEKFITHAVPFSEINKAFDYMLKGESIRCIIRMGE